The Amblyomma americanum isolate KBUSLIRL-KWMA chromosome 2, ASM5285725v1, whole genome shotgun sequence genome contains the following window.
GAAGCAGTCGCGCGCTATGGGAATTTCAGGCGCATGAAGAAATGTGGCGAAAACGCCATTCTTCATGTAGGTGGGCTGGTGGTCCATGCCCCACGTGCCGCGCTTGTTTGGAGGGCGAAGCGTCCATGAGCGGCATGGGTCCAGCGACAGCTCGGTGATCGCTATTTGGTGTAGTCAAGTTCATGCAAGCAACGGATAGCCGTTGCGCCGAAATGcgcgtgtacacacacacacacacacacacacacacacacacacacacacacacacacacacacacacacacacacacacacacacacacacacacacacacacacacacacacacacacacacacacacacacacacacacacacacacacacacacacacacacacacacacacgcacgcacgcacgcacgcacgcacgcacgcacgcacgcacgcacgcacgcacgcacgcacgcacgcacgcacgcacgcacgcacgcacgcacgcacgcacgcacgcacgcacgcacgcacgcacgcacgcacgcacgcacgcacacacacacacacacacacacacacacacacacacacacacacacacacacacacacacacacacacacacacacacacacacacacacacacacacacacacacacacacacacacacacacacacacacacacacacacacacacacacacacacacacacacacacacacacacacacaagaggaaAATTCGCTTCCACATATTGCTCACGCCTGTACTTGTTCTTTAAGTCACTAAAGAGGTCAGACATAAATGAGCAGCTTAGCAATTGTTGTAgtgctgttgtgtttgtttttgctgcatgttcaACCTCCCTGCCATAGGCCTTCAGCACCAGCTCAAACACCAGCTGCAATTCAGAAAACACCTTCTCAGCCGCTGTGTGGGGGAAGCTGTGctcttcagtgaaaaagaaaaataagttgCACAGGGTCGATTTTGCCTGGTCCAAAAAGCTGCTAAATCTGTCATGTtggactgttgtcttctgagctgAACAAACATTCGCTGAAGGTCGTTCTTTCTGGCGGTGACCGCTACCATAGTCCGCTTTGTCAGCCCAGTCCATTTCATGTGGGGCAGGCTCGTCGTCGTCCAGTTCTGAATTTTCTCTGTTTGCTTTCTCGGTGCATCCGTGTTTCAAAATGCTGCCGTTTTCTTCAAGCACATCTCAGTGGCGGCGATATAGATGCGATCGGTAGGATGAAAAATTCGAGTACGAGTTCGCGCAGCCTCCTATGCCGCAGAAAACATTTAAGTTTGGCTCTGCACTGTGAACTAATCCAATGTGCGTGACAACTTTCGTCAGTTGGAACGAAAAGAATGGGCACCTCGGGCAGTACTTCGCGTCCATCGTTGTAGTCGCAAGCCAAAAGACCGCAAAGAGACCCCGCAAACGCGGTGTGCCAATTGCCAGAAAGCCGCAGTTCCTGCATATATACATCGGGATCACATCGCTTTAAGCGCAGTTGCCACCAACGGCCAGGGACACGAATAGACACGAACAGCCTCCTAGCGATAAAGCCGCTTGGCTGGCTTGGCTATAGCTTGgcatgtttgttgttgttttgccctTTCATCATAATACTCAAATTCACTAGGTGCTAGAGCACCTAAGTCGCATTTAGTATAACTAAGTATTTTTGGTGtaattttattttgcaataaccTTAGCAATTGGAGTGTCACGTTGTGCAAACTAAGctggccaagccaagccacgTCACCACAGTGCTCAGCCAAATTGAAAAAGGCGCATACTGGTACACGTGCTCGAGAAAAACTACTTCACGTCTCACTCAGCAACGTTCATTGCTGCGCAATTTCGCAGTAGTACATATACGTACGTCACCATGACGAGCAAGTGCCTGGTAACGTTCCGGGAAAGGAATTTTGTTTTGCCCTTTGATGGGACGCTTACACGGCGCGGGCTGGTTGAGCGCGTAAGAGACCATGAGCTGTTCCGCGGCATCGACGTTGCCACCCTCATCTTCACGGTGAGTAATTGTGTAAACTTATCTACGTGGTAGCTCCGTGACAAGTCAGTTGCCGTTCTCGGGTTCTTTTGGGGACTGGTGCTTATACGCAGGTGCTTATTACATCCACGCGTGTAAATGTGTGTACCTTACTTATGCCTCGCGCTTTTGTCCACAGTGAATTACGTAGTGCGTTGACAGTTTGCTTGTAATGTAAAGTTTAAAGCAATATCTCGGCATGCATGTGCTTCCCTATGCGCCATGCTCTAAAAATCTCCCTTTCCGTAAGGATCTCGTGTCACAACAAAGGTCGGCGAATATTAAAAATGCACACCTCAGCGCGCCGCTTAACATTAAGGCAGGTGTATAGAGAATTTTTCACATATTAATGCTTTATTTCAGTCGCGAGGTACaggcctgtctagagcgctggagcggtgtagtgcGGAGCAAACAAAGTGAAATCTTCACTCAACCGCTGTCAATGCTGCTTCGCACCAGCGCAAGCATTATCTCTACGACCAGATACCTGCGTGAAAATTCCACTTATTTAGTGCGATATGCAGGCATTCCTGTGCTCTAggcagacgtgctgacgactacACACGAAATACCCGAGGTAGAGGGAAGTGTTGCTGGTGTTGCAGTATTTTATGGTCATTGCTCTTCTAAATTGACAGGTCCTGAATTCAGTGCGTAGCCCGTTGATTTAGGTCTCGTAATGCGATGCAGCAAGCATGCCAACATGCTCCGGAAAATAATGTGACACACTCATTTTGAATAGTTTAACTTTACATGGTTAGCTATTTTAGTATCATTCTCGTGTTTCCACAGATGTTCGAAGAAGATTTTAATGTTTTTGTTGACATACCTGAAGACTTCGAAATTCGGGACAGGGAAAAAATCAGTCTCCGAGGATTGCCAGGTTCGGTGAGTACATTTTCTTACCAGTATTAACTAttattttgtatatttcaaatAAGGCTGGAGGAGCATCATGCAGCAAGGAGGAGTCTCCAATTTATGTCTTCCACTGCAATCAATGGCAATCATAGTAGAAATGTATGGAAATGTTGGCCACAGCCTGTGCTCACTGTGTAGTATGCTCTTCTCTTGTTCTTTTCTTATTTTAACCTGGCACTTTAGGATTGCGGATGTTCTCGACGAGCCCCAGCAAGCGGAGCAATCCCGTGTCACTGCCACATACAGCCTTACATACAGCCTGCCAGCTGTACCAAACGATATCCAATTCAGTATAGAGCGCCACCAAAGTGGACAGTACTTCAAAGCACGCAGCAGAGTTGTCCAATGGCTCTATCATGACCTCTGCTTATACACCATGTAAGTTATTTGCAAGAATTTTTGACCATGTAGGGCAATGTGGAGATAACTTGGGCTACAAACTTGCGTGGCCATAAGCCATTTTAACGAGAAAGCATGAAGGAGCTCGTGGCGCAGAAAATCCTGTGTCGGCATTGGTAGACGTGAGCAAGAAATTTGAATTTGTTGAAAAGGTGGGTATGTCACACATAGAGCGACGGACTTGAAAAGTGGATGAAATTAGAAAACTGGTGATTGTAAGGTTGCAATGTGCCTGGAACATCATTAGGACATCTAGACATATAAAGTGATCCATCGTATAAAGTCCAGCGTTTACAAACAcggacagaggacgagacgaaacgaactgaaggcTTTTCAGTTTGTTTCGTCTCGTCCTTTGTCTGTGTTTGTAAGCGCTGGTTTTTATTTGATGGATCACCGCCaaatcgcccaatcctcagttctgcaTATCAAGTGGATGAGTTGCCCCGAAAGGAAAATTGCAGTTAGTTGAGAATCGAATCCGtgacccttgggttgcgagtcaggCATGCTATTGGTATGTCATGTAGGAATGTTCAAAGGACTTGGTTAAAGAGGGCTGTAAATATGTGTGGTTTAGTCTTTCACATATTGATTGTGAGAGAGCAAGCAATGTCCTTGCTTATGTGAGCAAGGGGAACTGCTGTCACGTCGTAaacttaaaggcagagcttatgTGTCCTCCCACGTCTTGCACCTAAGACACTGACTGCATCTGAAACTAAAATGTCTATGTGAGCCTACAAAAGAACATCCTCACTGTGTACTGCCTTACACGTTTGTCTTAACTGTGCTAGGTACCCTGGCAAGCTATACAATGAGGCTGCGTAAGCTC
Protein-coding sequences here:
- the LOC144122106 gene encoding uncharacterized protein LOC144122106, with amino-acid sequence MSCSAASTLPPSSSRCSKKILMFLLTYLKTSKFGTGKKSVSEDCQVRIADVLDEPQQAEQSRVTATYSLTYSLPAVPNDIQFSIERHQSGQYFKARSRVVQWLYHDLCLYTMTLGEKLSFSRQNMSGEKSVSSRMMGQILHRQKNQRKMGKWPRLAEMPCSVF